A part of Methanobacterium bryantii genomic DNA contains:
- a CDS encoding WD40/YVTN/BNR-like repeat-containing protein translates to MKIMYLKIQEKIPNFVIQHMDGEEILASSNYTIFRSRNGGHTFKRIISLPVPFYSRFMGECTLFSRALRLGIKTIIKLANGTILAVASKQIFHIKDGEVSIVHTFYKGFGPLRKGWCEDGNGNCYFGEYFLNNKRDSKIRLFKSTDDGRFWNVICSLNNIRHIHSVQFDPYSKNVWLCTGDKDSESKIMFSEDGGETWTNIASGSQMFRTLSLTFTKKHIYWGTDIPTRQNYICRYVRGDGSIEKLTQVDGPVHYSTTAGDKFKVFATTVEGNSEGISSQWDENAHIWASKDGINWHDIISWKKDLWPYVLGYGRVIFPNGENKTNDLYFTTQALQSFGNTLIKARICT, encoded by the coding sequence GTGAAAATAATGTACTTAAAGATTCAGGAAAAAATACCAAACTTTGTTATCCAGCATATGGATGGTGAAGAGATACTGGCATCTTCAAACTACACTATTTTTCGAAGTCGAAATGGGGGCCATACATTTAAAAGAATTATAAGTTTACCTGTACCTTTTTATTCTAGATTTATGGGGGAATGTACGTTATTTTCAAGAGCTTTGCGTTTAGGTATTAAAACTATTATAAAACTGGCAAATGGTACAATTCTAGCGGTTGCTAGTAAACAGATATTCCATATTAAAGATGGTGAAGTCAGTATTGTGCATACATTTTATAAAGGATTTGGTCCTTTAAGAAAAGGGTGGTGTGAAGACGGTAATGGCAACTGCTATTTTGGAGAGTATTTTTTAAACAATAAACGTGATTCAAAGATTAGATTATTTAAATCAACTGATGATGGACGTTTTTGGAATGTAATATGCTCATTAAATAATATCAGACATATCCATTCTGTACAATTTGATCCATACTCCAAGAATGTGTGGTTATGTACCGGTGATAAAGATAGCGAGAGTAAAATCATGTTTTCTGAAGATGGAGGAGAAACATGGACTAATATCGCTTCTGGTAGCCAGATGTTTCGCACATTAAGTCTAACATTTACTAAAAAGCATATTTACTGGGGAACTGATATTCCTACCCGTCAGAACTATATTTGCAGGTATGTGCGAGGTGATGGAAGTATTGAGAAGTTAACGCAGGTTGATGGTCCAGTTCATTATTCGACCACAGCAGGAGATAAATTTAAGGTGTTTGCCACTACTGTAGAAGGCAACAGTGAAGGTATTAGTTCTCAATGGGATGAAAATGCACATATATGGGCTTCAAAAGATGGAATCAATTGGCATGACATTATAAGCTGGAAGAAAGATTTATGGCCATATGTTTTAGGTTATGGCCGAGTAATTTTCCCAAATGGGGAAAATAAAACTAATGATTTATATTTTACTACACAAGCACTGCAATCTTTTGGTAATACGTTGATAAAAGCTAGGATTTGCACTTAA
- a CDS encoding glycosyltransferase: protein MKILLVQNTDYIKRNPGQQHHLSELISLRGHEIRVIDFEILWRSEGRREFKSKREIFRGVSKIHKCAEVTVIRPGILKIPFLDYLSLFYSQKKEIERQIKEFKPDIILSLGIVAYLAGKAAKKHDIPFIYYWIDVSHRLIPAKFLHPIGWIIERIALKKADKVLTINYRLKDYVINLGSSPEETKVISAGVNLENFDPNISGNAVREKYGINGDDIVVFFMGWLYQFSGLKEVALELSKIKGSYSHLKLLIVGDGDAYNEIKDIKEKYGLNNRLILTGKVSYEKIPEFIASSDICILPAYPDEKIMKEIVPIKIYEYMAMKKPVVTTHLPGIMREFGDNNGILYADKPENVLKTVISMIENNNAEIEGNKGRKLVENYGWDCIADKFEGVLNEVQQRSK, encoded by the coding sequence ATGAAAATACTGCTGGTTCAAAATACAGATTATATTAAGAGAAATCCGGGTCAACAGCATCATTTATCTGAGTTGATTTCCCTTAGGGGGCATGAAATCAGGGTAATCGATTTTGAAATACTGTGGAGAAGTGAAGGCCGGAGAGAATTCAAATCTAAAAGAGAAATTTTTAGGGGAGTATCTAAAATTCATAAGTGCGCAGAGGTCACAGTTATACGTCCTGGAATCCTTAAGATTCCATTTTTAGATTATCTATCTCTTTTTTATAGTCAAAAAAAAGAAATTGAAAGGCAAATTAAAGAATTTAAACCAGATATAATATTAAGTTTGGGGATTGTGGCTTATTTGGCAGGTAAAGCGGCTAAAAAGCATGATATACCTTTTATTTATTACTGGATCGATGTGAGCCATAGACTCATTCCTGCTAAATTTCTTCATCCTATCGGATGGATAATAGAGCGAATAGCTCTTAAAAAAGCGGATAAAGTACTTACTATTAATTATAGACTTAAAGATTATGTTATTAATCTTGGATCTTCTCCAGAGGAGACTAAAGTCATCAGTGCAGGAGTTAATCTTGAAAATTTTGATCCAAATATCAGCGGTAATGCTGTAAGGGAGAAATATGGGATAAATGGTGATGATATAGTTGTATTTTTTATGGGGTGGTTATACCAGTTTTCAGGGCTTAAAGAAGTTGCTTTAGAACTTTCTAAAATTAAAGGAAGTTATTCACACCTTAAACTTTTAATTGTAGGCGACGGTGACGCTTATAATGAAATAAAAGATATAAAAGAAAAATATGGTTTAAATAATCGACTTATTTTGACGGGTAAGGTTTCATATGAAAAGATACCTGAATTTATAGCTTCATCAGATATATGCATACTTCCTGCTTATCCTGATGAGAAGATCATGAAGGAAATTGTCCCTATAAAGATTTACGAGTACATGGCCATGAAAAAGCCTGTTGTAACTACTCATCTTCCAGGAATTATGAGGGAGTTTGGAGATAATAATGGAATTTTGTACGCGGATAAACCAGAAAATGTGCTCAAAACCGTAATCAGTATGATTGAAAATAATAACGCAGAAATAGAGGGAAATAAAGGGAGAAAACTGGTTGAAAACTATGGATGGGACTGTATAGCTGATAAATTTGAGGGGGTACTCAATGAAGTGCAGCAAAGAAGTAAATGA
- a CDS encoding polysaccharide pyruvyl transferase family protein gives MKEKIFMFGYYGWKNTGDDAMIYVLIQEFFRKYPLLEFVIVSQESLEIPVGTENFVRFIEMNPFVILKEILSSSTVLWGGGTFMYDHTNTQRQFVNLSMILALIVLSKLLKKEVYLLSIGVEPLTTRIGKFLSKSICRLSGFVSVRDSISLNTLENLGLNEIKLSFDLSALLEPRKCHKKTENKILGMSILPFFSIYHNDPEKDMLMVYEIAKALKKWFLKDKGNIIYLFTFKGKSKDDDVEITKILEEKLDQKDRVMIIPYKKDPLDSLALFSCCDAFVGMRYHSCVFAYLSDIPLLIINYFQKCGSLAEDTGMMSAALISPEDILEGKFGGYLENFMRKPEDFKAKLPTLEARSMAKEGLPFSSDVRGFKGGII, from the coding sequence ATGAAAGAAAAAATTTTCATGTTTGGTTACTACGGCTGGAAAAACACCGGAGATGATGCTATGATCTATGTATTAATACAGGAGTTTTTCAGGAAATATCCTCTTTTGGAATTTGTAATAGTTTCACAAGAATCATTGGAGATTCCCGTGGGAACAGAAAATTTTGTCAGGTTCATAGAAATGAATCCATTTGTTATATTAAAAGAAATTTTATCTTCATCAACAGTTTTGTGGGGTGGTGGGACCTTTATGTATGATCACACTAATACACAAAGACAGTTTGTGAATTTATCCATGATACTCGCTCTAATTGTTCTTTCAAAATTACTGAAAAAAGAAGTTTATCTTCTAAGTATTGGGGTTGAGCCGCTTACCACAAGGATAGGTAAGTTTTTGTCTAAAAGTATATGTAGATTATCTGGATTTGTAAGTGTAAGAGATAGTATTTCCTTGAACACACTGGAAAACTTAGGTTTAAATGAAATCAAACTTTCCTTTGATCTTTCGGCCCTCCTTGAGCCACGTAAATGTCATAAGAAAACGGAAAATAAAATTTTAGGCATGTCAATTCTTCCCTTCTTCAGTATTTACCATAATGATCCAGAAAAGGACATGCTGATGGTTTATGAAATAGCTAAAGCACTTAAAAAATGGTTTTTAAAGGATAAAGGGAATATAATATACTTATTTACATTTAAAGGTAAATCTAAGGATGATGATGTTGAAATTACTAAAATTTTGGAGGAAAAATTAGATCAAAAGGACAGGGTAATGATTATTCCGTACAAAAAAGATCCTTTAGACAGTTTAGCACTGTTTTCTTGCTGCGATGCATTTGTGGGTATGAGATACCATTCCTGTGTTTTTGCTTACCTTTCAGATATTCCCCTGCTTATTATTAACTATTTCCAGAAATGCGGGTCACTTGCAGAGGATACTGGAATGATGTCTGCTGCTTTGATATCTCCTGAAGACATATTAGAAGGAAAATTTGGAGGTTATCTTGAAAATTTCATGAGAAAACCTGAAGATTTTAAAGCTAAGCTCCCCACGTTAGAAGCAAGATCTATGGCAAAAGAAGGATTACCCTTTTCATCAGATGTTAGGGGGTTTAAGGGAGGAATTATTTAA
- a CDS encoding glycosyltransferase family 4 protein, producing MKILVVSLTFPPRKFGGVTEASFNLSKNLVAMGHDVSVYTTDAGNAPGSRLLIEDVVNLEGIKVRYFKNISNFLAFKHQIYLPKDMVYIIKKELQDFDIIHFQDFRSLMHVAIWYYAQKFSIPYVLQSYGYLGHKFERVGLKKIFDYLFGYKILSGAQIVISGKLDLDEYKQMGIDPEKIRVLTNPLYNVDSFRCHKSINSDNFKFNKHFILFLGRLHKIKGIEFLLQGFNSLCNDRDDVILLIAGPDEGYKSVLDQQISKFGINDKIIFTGILTGDDKIAALSEADMLVQTSIYERGPGSPFEAVLCGTPVVVTRNTGAGDIVRKIDAGFLVDYGDVEGLKKAMEEILDKPEKALKKVEYAKKYIINNLSWNNGIKEYENVYKEIMAKCYE from the coding sequence ATGAAAATTCTTGTTGTAAGTCTTACTTTTCCTCCAAGAAAATTTGGGGGAGTTACTGAAGCATCGTTTAATCTTTCTAAGAATTTAGTGGCTATGGGGCATGATGTTAGTGTTTATACAACTGATGCTGGTAATGCTCCTGGTTCAAGACTATTAATTGAAGATGTTGTTAATTTGGAGGGAATTAAAGTTCGGTACTTTAAAAATATTAGTAATTTTCTAGCTTTTAAGCATCAAATCTATCTTCCTAAAGATATGGTTTACATTATAAAGAAGGAACTGCAAGATTTTGATATAATTCATTTTCAAGACTTTAGAAGTCTTATGCATGTAGCGATATGGTACTACGCACAAAAATTTAGTATACCTTATGTTCTTCAAAGTTATGGATACCTTGGGCATAAATTTGAGAGAGTTGGATTGAAAAAAATTTTTGATTATCTTTTTGGATATAAGATTCTATCTGGTGCGCAAATAGTTATTTCTGGAAAACTTGATCTTGATGAATATAAACAAATGGGAATTGATCCAGAAAAAATCAGAGTGTTAACAAACCCTTTATATAATGTAGATTCATTTAGATGCCATAAATCAATTAATTCTGATAATTTTAAGTTTAATAAGCATTTTATTTTATTCCTTGGAAGGTTGCATAAAATAAAAGGAATAGAATTTCTGTTACAAGGATTTAATTCCCTTTGCAATGATCGAGATGATGTTATACTTTTAATTGCTGGCCCTGATGAGGGCTATAAATCTGTATTAGATCAGCAGATTTCTAAGTTTGGTATCAACGATAAAATTATTTTCACAGGAATTTTAACTGGTGATGATAAAATTGCAGCTTTAAGTGAAGCAGATATGCTTGTTCAGACATCTATTTATGAAAGAGGTCCTGGATCGCCTTTTGAAGCAGTTTTGTGCGGTACTCCTGTTGTTGTGACCAGAAATACTGGAGCTGGAGATATTGTAAGAAAAATAGATGCTGGTTTTTTGGTAGATTATGGCGATGTTGAGGGTCTTAAAAAAGCCATGGAGGAAATACTTGATAAACCTGAAAAAGCTTTAAAAAAAGTTGAATATGCTAAAAAGTATATAATTAACAATTTAAGTTGGAATAATGGGATTAAAGAGTATGAAAATGTATATAAAGAAATTATGGCTAAGTGTTACGAATGA
- a CDS encoding glycosyltransferase family 2 protein: MAKITAILPAYNEELCISSVILCSKKYVDKVIVVDDGSTDNTANIAKLAGAQVISHFSNKGKGAALKTGFEAVKESEIIVTLDSDGQHNPKEIPKLINPIINGEADIVNGSRYINGNKKDTPSYRRIGQSILDKITNLGSGLNSTDSQSGFRAFARYTIPAFRFNCTGFGIESEMLTDASNVGLRVKEVEIGVRYDIDSSTKNPVSHGVGVLIKIINDLQFQRPLFYFALPGTVVTLAGIILCLMFFGDYMMTSSSNIANNIAPSVSYSLIPTILAIMMTVIGGFLVLTGILLDSMGKMIDQILIRSQNEANISKSAEYIKFNKTKDTEMKGK, encoded by the coding sequence ATGGCAAAAATAACAGCAATATTACCAGCCTATAACGAAGAATTATGCATAAGCAGTGTAATTCTCTGTTCTAAAAAATACGTAGATAAAGTAATTGTTGTTGATGACGGCAGTACAGATAATACTGCAAATATAGCTAAACTAGCAGGAGCCCAAGTAATAAGCCATTTTTCTAATAAAGGGAAAGGTGCAGCATTAAAAACTGGTTTTGAAGCAGTTAAAGAATCCGAAATCATAGTAACTTTAGACTCAGACGGCCAGCATAACCCCAAAGAAATACCAAAATTAATAAATCCCATCATAAATGGGGAGGCAGACATAGTAAACGGCAGCAGATATATTAACGGAAATAAAAAAGATACACCATCCTACAGACGAATAGGCCAGTCAATACTTGATAAAATCACTAATCTAGGTAGCGGGCTTAATAGTACTGACAGTCAAAGTGGGTTTAGAGCCTTTGCAAGATATACCATACCTGCTTTCAGGTTCAACTGCACTGGTTTTGGTATCGAGAGTGAAATGTTAACAGATGCCTCAAATGTTGGGCTGAGGGTCAAAGAAGTCGAAATAGGAGTTAGATATGATATCGATAGTTCTACAAAAAACCCAGTGAGCCACGGTGTAGGTGTTTTAATTAAAATTATAAATGATTTACAGTTCCAAAGGCCGCTGTTTTACTTTGCATTACCCGGCACCGTAGTTACTTTAGCCGGTATAATTTTATGTCTCATGTTTTTTGGAGATTATATGATGACATCATCCAGTAATATTGCAAACAACATTGCACCTTCAGTATCTTACAGCCTCATCCCCACAATCCTTGCAATAATGATGACAGTAATCGGGGGATTTTTAGTATTAACTGGTATTCTTTTAGATTCAATGGGAAAAATGATAGATCAAATTTTAATTAGATCTCAAAATGAAGCTAATATTTCTAAATCTGCAGAATATATAAAATTTAATAAAACAAAAGACACAGAAATGAAGGGCAAATAA
- a CDS encoding NAD-dependent epimerase/dehydratase family protein, translating to MSVSNEYEDEIVLITGGAGCVGSNLSRELAELNAEKVIILDNLSSAYRWNIPKYENIEFIKGDILDDEVLKRVFKEKPDYVFHLAAHFANQNSVDNPEKDLMVNGIGILKVLQYAQLTGVKRFVYSSSGCGVYGLDSKMPFKEHDISIRLHTPYQVTKLLGELYTNYFYNLYGLPIVNARFFNLFGPGEVPGKYRNVIPNFFYWAMTGNPLPITGDGSETRDWTYVEDIVRGILAMGIEEEAIGEAINLGSGKDNRVIDMAKTVNELTGNENGIKYVPRRNWDAKTKLLSSIEKARDLINYAPKMKFKKGLKMTHSWFLENWEDIERSAEFDVKTDVLVNGKYEIGSEEGSSCSKV from the coding sequence ATGAGTGTATCAAATGAGTATGAAGATGAAATAGTGTTAATAACTGGAGGAGCCGGCTGTGTTGGGAGTAACCTTTCCCGTGAATTGGCCGAGTTAAATGCAGAGAAGGTAATAATACTGGATAATCTTTCATCTGCTTACAGGTGGAATATTCCGAAGTACGAAAATATTGAGTTTATAAAGGGTGATATATTGGATGATGAAGTATTAAAAAGGGTTTTTAAAGAAAAACCCGATTATGTATTCCATTTAGCTGCTCATTTTGCCAATCAAAATTCTGTAGACAATCCTGAAAAAGATTTAATGGTAAATGGAATTGGAATATTAAAGGTTCTGCAGTATGCTCAACTTACTGGAGTTAAGAGGTTTGTATATTCTTCTTCAGGCTGTGGTGTTTATGGATTAGATTCTAAAATGCCATTTAAAGAACATGATATTTCTATAAGGCTGCACACTCCATACCAGGTTACAAAATTACTCGGTGAACTTTATACTAACTATTTTTACAATTTATATGGACTTCCAATTGTAAATGCGAGGTTTTTTAATCTTTTTGGCCCAGGAGAAGTGCCTGGAAAATACAGAAATGTGATCCCTAACTTCTTCTACTGGGCAATGACTGGAAATCCTTTGCCAATAACTGGAGATGGTTCAGAAACAAGGGACTGGACCTATGTTGAGGATATAGTGAGAGGCATACTTGCCATGGGGATAGAAGAAGAAGCTATTGGAGAAGCAATAAATCTTGGATCAGGAAAAGATAACCGAGTTATAGACATGGCAAAAACTGTAAACGAACTTACAGGAAATGAAAACGGTATTAAATATGTTCCACGTAGAAATTGGGATGCAAAAACAAAATTACTTTCCTCTATTGAAAAAGCAAGGGATTTGATCAATTATGCTCCGAAAATGAAATTTAAAAAGGGTTTAAAAATGACTCATAGCTGGTTCCTTGAAAATTGGGAGGATATTGAAAGAAGTGCTGAATTTGACGTGAAAACTGACGTATTAGTTAATGGAAAATATGAAATTGGTTCTGAGGAAGGTAGCAGTTGTTCAAAAGTTTGA
- a CDS encoding GNAT family N-acetyltransferase produces the protein MNSSFIVKEYTDKYKEKVFRLRKAVYNETFNEDEWNWKFRSGKILIAVNHEDEVISLRPTIPIRLKFRDKTIKSGMNVDVMTHPDYRRMGLFSTLVNESFKMLNGLGIFIVYTFPNNFSFPGYKKRIKWKYVDSLPLLVKVLKPRNVVKKYIKNKNVQKCLYPLADVFASLIFISKTKSENRNLSINQIYFFSGDFDLLWQKLSNQFEIAVIRDSKYLNWRYVQRPGYDYKIFSAVEEGVLKGYIVLREDNMFDLKLGLVVDILTFDEDTACSLLLHAYNVFKDNDMDIMGCLMFDTSMYFDVLKKAGFLKLPKKYSPKEFFFVVKADDEIISSDIAYSSKNWFLTFGDIDIA, from the coding sequence ATGAATTCGAGTTTCATTGTTAAGGAGTATACAGATAAATACAAAGAAAAAGTATTTAGACTTCGAAAAGCAGTTTATAATGAAACTTTTAATGAAGATGAATGGAACTGGAAATTTAGATCAGGTAAAATCTTGATTGCAGTAAATCATGAAGATGAAGTTATAAGTTTAAGGCCTACAATTCCGATCAGGCTAAAATTCAGGGATAAAACTATAAAATCTGGGATGAACGTAGATGTAATGACCCATCCAGATTATAGGAGAATGGGTTTATTTTCAACCCTTGTTAATGAATCTTTCAAAATGTTAAATGGATTAGGAATCTTTATTGTCTATACTTTTCCCAATAATTTTTCATTTCCAGGATATAAAAAAAGGATAAAATGGAAATACGTTGATTCATTACCTCTTTTGGTAAAGGTTTTAAAACCAAGAAACGTCGTTAAAAAGTATATAAAAAATAAAAATGTTCAGAAATGTCTTTATCCACTTGCTGATGTCTTTGCCAGTTTAATTTTTATTTCTAAAACTAAATCAGAAAATAGGAATTTATCAATTAATCAGATCTATTTTTTCAGTGGAGATTTTGATTTATTATGGCAGAAACTCTCAAATCAATTTGAAATTGCTGTAATACGTGATAGTAAATATCTTAATTGGAGATATGTCCAACGGCCGGGTTATGATTATAAAATATTTTCTGCCGTTGAAGAGGGGGTTTTAAAGGGTTACATAGTTTTAAGAGAAGATAATATGTTTGACCTTAAATTAGGACTTGTTGTGGATATTCTTACCTTTGATGAGGATACTGCTTGTTCTTTACTTTTACACGCTTATAACGTTTTTAAAGATAATGATATGGACATTATGGGCTGTTTAATGTTTGACACGTCCATGTATTTTGATGTACTTAAAAAAGCTGGATTTTTGAAGCTGCCTAAAAAATATTCTCCTAAAGAATTTTTTTTCGTGGTAAAAGCTGATGATGAGATTATATCGTCAGATATTGCATATTCTTCAAAAAACTGGTTTTTAACATTTGGAGACATTGATATTGCGTAG
- a CDS encoding polysaccharide deacetylase family protein, whose translation MKYSFIDLEKLKGSQIACITLDLEQDHGGLLKEPSHEAFLLADDLINYFKEKSIPLTCFVQGSLFETHPEIVEDFSSQLNIEFELHTYSHPELREINHKYEIKNGKNAFYNFFGNYPKGYRSQAGIFNQELFSSLSYDGFKFDSSIIPSLRPGFYNGLNLPSIPHRLSDFNLNEFPITTFSKLLRIPVSLSYLKLLGKPYTALLNISKLPNFVNFSFHLHDLKNLNSSKKIQFDKISPIYGPILKRTYKNDKGMEILDKFINILLKRNYNFLKLEDFYNMLILK comes from the coding sequence ATGAAATATAGCTTCATTGATCTGGAAAAATTAAAAGGTTCTCAGATAGCATGCATAACACTTGATTTGGAACAAGATCATGGAGGTCTTCTTAAAGAACCATCACATGAAGCATTTTTATTAGCTGATGATTTAATAAATTATTTTAAAGAAAAATCTATTCCATTAACATGCTTTGTTCAGGGTTCTCTCTTTGAAACACATCCTGAAATTGTGGAAGATTTTTCGTCACAATTAAACATAGAATTTGAACTGCATACGTATTCACATCCTGAATTAAGGGAGATTAACCATAAATATGAAATAAAAAATGGTAAAAACGCTTTTTACAATTTTTTTGGTAATTATCCTAAGGGATACCGCTCTCAAGCAGGTATTTTTAATCAGGAATTATTTTCAAGTTTATCATATGATGGTTTCAAATTTGATTCTAGTATAATTCCATCTTTAAGACCTGGCTTTTATAATGGTTTAAATTTACCATCTATACCTCACCGTTTATCTGATTTTAATTTAAATGAATTTCCAATTACTACATTCTCTAAACTTCTCAGAATTCCGGTTTCTTTAAGTTATTTAAAACTTTTAGGCAAACCCTATACTGCTCTTTTAAATATAAGCAAGCTGCCTAATTTTGTTAATTTTAGTTTTCATTTACATGACTTAAAGAACTTAAATTCATCCAAAAAAATCCAATTTGATAAAATATCTCCAATTTATGGTCCAATACTTAAAAGAACCTATAAAAACGACAAGGGGATGGAAATACTTGATAAATTTATAAATATTCTTTTAAAACGCAATTATAACTTCTTAAAGTTAGAAGATTTTTACAATATGTTAATTTTAAAATAG
- a CDS encoding NAD-dependent epimerase/dehydratase family protein, whose protein sequence is METEKILVTGGAGFIGTNLVNELKNRGHEVTTLDLLHNDRNNYVRADVKNYRQLEQVFEDNDKFDYVYHLAAEYGRWNGENHYENLWETNIIGTKHMIKLQEQLGFRMIFFSSAEVYGDYTGVMSEDVMENNPIKDTYQMNDYAITKWAGELMCMNSAAMFDTETVRVRPVNCYGPHEQFHPYKGFIPLFIYHSLFNKPYTVYKGHKRIIDYVEDTARTFANIVDNFKPGEVYNVGSKQEWEHDIKEYSDMVLNAVGRDDSIVTYKKAEAFTTKVKTIDFSKAIKDLKHDPKVSPEEGIKKTVDWMKWYYRIGQ, encoded by the coding sequence ATGGAAACAGAAAAAATATTAGTTACAGGTGGAGCTGGATTTATAGGAACAAATCTTGTGAATGAATTAAAAAACAGAGGACATGAAGTTACCACACTCGATCTCTTACATAATGATAGAAATAATTATGTAAGGGCAGATGTTAAAAATTACAGGCAGCTTGAACAGGTTTTTGAAGATAATGACAAATTTGACTATGTTTACCATCTTGCTGCCGAATATGGCCGTTGGAACGGTGAAAATCACTATGAAAATCTCTGGGAAACCAATATTATTGGAACAAAACACATGATCAAATTACAGGAACAATTAGGCTTTAGAATGATATTTTTCTCATCTGCTGAAGTTTATGGTGATTATACAGGGGTTATGAGCGAAGATGTAATGGAAAACAACCCCATTAAAGACACGTATCAAATGAACGATTATGCAATAACCAAATGGGCGGGGGAGTTGATGTGCATGAACTCCGCTGCAATGTTTGATACAGAAACGGTCCGGGTGAGACCTGTAAATTGTTACGGCCCTCATGAACAATTCCACCCATATAAAGGGTTCATACCGCTATTCATATACCATTCATTATTCAACAAACCATATACCGTTTACAAGGGCCATAAAAGGATAATTGATTACGTGGAAGATACTGCAAGAACATTTGCAAACATCGTGGACAATTTCAAACCTGGAGAGGTTTACAACGTGGGAAGTAAACAGGAATGGGAACACGACATCAAAGAATATTCAGACATGGTTTTAAACGCTGTTGGGCGTGACGATTCAATAGTAACCTATAAAAAAGCCGAAGCATTCACCACAAAAGTGAAAACAATTGATTTTTCAAAAGCAATAAAAGATCTAAAACACGACCCTAAAGTTTCACCAGAAGAAGGAATAAAAAAAACTGTTGACTGGATGAAATGGTATTATCGAATAGGCCAGTAA
- a CDS encoding class I SAM-dependent methyltransferase, with protein MKCSKEVNEFLKLENGRVKIENKFKKQIYNAIPQSYKTHMGIGPYFIPLFNIMYWKRLEVALELSRKYFHRQKLKICDFGCGLGVLVCLLSNIYSESQICGIDIYPDELLKIAASISDQVSQDKNYSFSQNNIENPSSIEKFDLIFCLDVLEHVNNVYGALNNLKCFLSEESILILAVPVEDWYLKLLREIYTFNGRFGTNDPHWHGDVKDYKHFEKMLKENYNILESVYVPNRLLAYDKIFVCKNKG; from the coding sequence ATGAAGTGCAGCAAAGAAGTAAATGAGTTCCTTAAATTAGAAAATGGAAGGGTTAAAATCGAAAATAAATTTAAAAAACAGATCTATAATGCAATTCCACAGTCATATAAAACACATATGGGAATAGGGCCTTATTTTATTCCTCTATTTAATATAATGTACTGGAAACGGCTGGAAGTTGCTCTTGAACTTTCTAGAAAATATTTTCATCGTCAAAAATTGAAAATATGTGATTTTGGATGTGGATTGGGAGTTCTGGTGTGCCTGTTAAGTAATATTTATAGTGAATCCCAGATTTGTGGGATTGATATATATCCTGATGAACTGCTTAAGATCGCAGCCAGTATCAGCGATCAGGTTTCACAGGATAAAAACTACTCTTTTTCCCAAAATAACATAGAAAATCCATCTTCTATAGAAAAATTTGATCTTATTTTTTGTCTAGATGTACTTGAGCATGTGAACAATGTTTATGGTGCTTTAAATAACTTAAAATGCTTTTTAAGCGAAGAATCTATTTTAATCCTGGCTGTACCAGTTGAAGATTGGTACTTAAAATTATTAAGAGAAATTTATACCTTTAACGGACGTTTTGGGACAAATGATCCCCACTGGCACGGTGATGTAAAGGATTATAAGCATTTTGAAAAAATGCTTAAAGAAAACTATAATATTTTAGAAAGTGTTTATGTACCTAATCGGCTTTTAGCTTATGATAAAATCTTTGTTTGCAAAAATAAGGGATAA